The following is a genomic window from Lysinibacillus sp. G4S2.
TTTATTGAAGGGTAGGGCTACTCAGGCCCGAATCCGACAGCTAACCTCGTAAGCGTTAAGAGCAGAAAAGTTGGAGCTTGGCAGACGAATGAGCGTCTACAAGTCGTATTTAGTGATGACTTGTAGACGTTTTTTTATTCTCATTTGAAAATAGAAATAAGCCCCAGTGCACGGCACGAAAAACAGATTATGCTAAGGTGTAATCGATTTAGAAATGCGAAACATATCCCATGAAATTAGAAGGTGTTGTATATGAAATCCTCATTAAAACGTTATGTTATCGGAAAACCATTGAGATCCGATGCGTTAGGGGAACAGAAGCTTAGTAAAACAAAGGCTCTTGCCATACTATCGTCCGATGCTTTGTCATCAGTGGCGTACGGGCCTGAGCAAATTTTAATTGTACTCATGACAGTAAGTACTGTTGCCTTTTGGTATTCGCTACCAATTGCCGCTGGGGTAGTTGTGTTATTAACAGCACTTATTTTTTCGTATCGTCAAGTTATTTATGCGTATCCACATGGTGGTGGTGCATACGTAGTTTCTCGGGAAAATTTAGGTGTCAATGCCGGTCTCGTCGCTGGTGGTTCATTGCTTGTCGATTACATTTTAACCGTTGCGGTAAGTGTGTCGGCGGGGACAGATGCGATTACTTCGGCTTTTCCAAGTCTACATCCCTATAACGTGTATATCGCTGTGTTTTTTGTTATATGTTTAACGCTTTTAAACTTACGTGGTGTCACAGAATCTGCATCCATTTTAGCGTATCCAGTATATTTGTTTGTATTAGTCATGCTGATATTAATTGGAGTAGGGATTTATAACGTAGTAACGGGGCAAGTTCCAGCAGAGTTGCATCCAAAAGTTGGTACACCGGTTGCAGGGATTAGTCTTTTTATATTATTAAAGGCATTTGCATCAGGAAGCTCGGCTTTGACTGGTGTTGAAGCCATTTCAAATGCTATTCCTAATTTTAAAGATCCAGGACCAAAAAATGCGTCTAAAACGTTACTTGCGATGGGCGGTATTTTAGCAGTACTATTTATCGGTATTGTAAGTTTAGCTTATTTTTATGGAGTTGCTCCAAGTGCAAAAGAAACAGTTGTTTCACAAATTGCGGAGGCGAGTGTAGGTCGTAATTTCTTTTACTATATAGTGCAAGGAACAACAGCAATGATTTTAGTACTCGCTGCAAATACAGGTTATTCAGCCTTCCCTTTATTAGCAGTCAATTTATCGAAGGACCGTTTTATTCCAAGAATATTCGAAGTTCGTGGGGATCGTCTCGGTTATTCAAATGGAATCTTGATGCTTGGTTTAGCTGCCATTGTCTTAATCATTTTATTTGGTGGGGCAACAGAGCATTTAATTCCACTTTATGCAGTTGGCGTTTTTATTCCGTTTACGTTAGCGCAGGCTGGAATGATGCGAAAATGGTGGCGTGAAAAGCCAAAAGGTTGGGGTGCAAAATTTGCAATAAATACGATCGGGGCGGTTATTTCCTTTGTTGTCGCTATGATGTTTTTTGTGACGAAATTACCTCAAGTATGGCCAGTATTTATCTTCTTACCAATAATTATTTTGACGTTCCATCGCATTAAACAACATTATCAGGCAGTTGGTGAACAGTTAAGATTAAATAATGAGGAACTACCTGATGTTGAAGGAAATGTTTTCATTGTCCCTGTGGCTGGTATTACGAAAGTAGTCGAAAACACTTTACATTACACACGTTCATTAAAGGTTGACAAAATTATTGCCTTTTATGTTGCCTTCGATCAAGCTGACGCAAAAGCTTTTGAAGAGAAATGGAAAGCTTGGCAGCCAGATGTACGGCTTGTAACATACTATTCACCATATCGAAGTATTACGCAGCCATTGATGAAATTTATTGGTAAGGTTGAACATCAATGCGAGAAAACAGGACATCGAGTAACAGTTGTTATTCCACAGTTTATACCCAAAAAAGGGTGGCATCATATGTTACACAATCAATCGAGTCTATTAATTCGTGCTACGCTGTTATTTAACAAAAATGTCGTTATTATGACAGTGCCTTTCCATTTATTAAAATAATGACTAGCATGCTGGAAAATTGTCTGATATAATCAGTACGTTGATTGTAAAACACGAACATTTGCAATTAAAATTCATCGGAATGCCAGTAAATTCCGAAAAATCAATCTTTATTCAGTAAGTCATATAGGCACAAGCCGAATGAAATGCTGATTTAAATAATTGCTATGTATTACAGCTTCATACTGTTTCACTCATATAATGGCGAGAATATGGCTCGCAAGTTTCTACCGATTTACCGTAAATAAATCGACTATGGGTAGCAATGCTTTAGGAGATCTCATATAAGATGATGACTTTTTCTATTTGTTTCGACGTTTTTACGCTGAATGCTTTGCTCCACTCATAGATGAATGGATCAAGGTATTCGGCGTTTTTTATTACTTGAAAAGAGCATTTCTTCTGAGATAACGCCTTCGTGACATCAATATCGTGTGGCCCAGAGGCAACTTGGCGCTCGCCTGTAACGGACTGTTATTTGCTCATAAAAACTTATTACTATAAGAAAGAAGGATAAAAAGGACATGAAGTTATTACACGATAAAATTTTGCGAGAAGGTAAAGTATTATCTTCATCTGTATTAAAAGTAGATTCATTTTTAAATCATCAAATCGACCCAAT
Proteins encoded in this region:
- a CDS encoding APC family permease; translation: MKSSLKRYVIGKPLRSDALGEQKLSKTKALAILSSDALSSVAYGPEQILIVLMTVSTVAFWYSLPIAAGVVVLLTALIFSYRQVIYAYPHGGGAYVVSRENLGVNAGLVAGGSLLVDYILTVAVSVSAGTDAITSAFPSLHPYNVYIAVFFVICLTLLNLRGVTESASILAYPVYLFVLVMLILIGVGIYNVVTGQVPAELHPKVGTPVAGISLFILLKAFASGSSALTGVEAISNAIPNFKDPGPKNASKTLLAMGGILAVLFIGIVSLAYFYGVAPSAKETVVSQIAEASVGRNFFYYIVQGTTAMILVLAANTGYSAFPLLAVNLSKDRFIPRIFEVRGDRLGYSNGILMLGLAAIVLIILFGGATEHLIPLYAVGVFIPFTLAQAGMMRKWWREKPKGWGAKFAINTIGAVISFVVAMMFFVTKLPQVWPVFIFLPIIILTFHRIKQHYQAVGEQLRLNNEELPDVEGNVFIVPVAGITKVVENTLHYTRSLKVDKIIAFYVAFDQADAKAFEEKWKAWQPDVRLVTYYSPYRSITQPLMKFIGKVEHQCEKTGHRVTVVIPQFIPKKGWHHMLHNQSSLLIRATLLFNKNVVIMTVPFHLLK